In Pseudonocardia cypriaca, a single genomic region encodes these proteins:
- a CDS encoding MnhB domain-containing protein, with translation MSPDNDDYKPFEEWDRPRQAWMLSGDCRGHRQRTLLLEMTTRALFPTVLVFSVYLLLVGHYGPGGGFAAGLVAGLAFVLRYIAGGSEAAVRVRPPVLIGLGLTVALLTALAPTVVGAPVLTTTKLALDVPLLGHFETQTSVFLDVGVYLLIVGVVLDLLRSLGAGIERDMRDAGEPR, from the coding sequence ATGAGCCCCGACAACGACGACTACAAGCCCTTCGAGGAGTGGGACCGGCCCCGGCAGGCGTGGATGCTCTCCGGCGACTGCCGCGGCCACCGCCAGCGCACGCTGCTGCTGGAGATGACCACACGCGCGCTGTTCCCGACGGTGCTCGTGTTCTCGGTGTACCTGCTGCTCGTCGGGCACTACGGACCCGGCGGCGGCTTCGCGGCCGGGCTGGTGGCCGGTCTCGCGTTCGTCCTGCGCTACATCGCGGGCGGCAGCGAGGCCGCCGTGCGCGTCCGCCCGCCGGTGCTCATCGGGCTCGGGCTGACCGTCGCCCTGCTCACCGCGCTCGCGCCGACCGTCGTCGGCGCACCGGTGCTCACCACCACGAAGCTCGCGCTCGACGTCCCGCTCCTCGGGCACTTCGAGACCCAGACCAGCGTGTTCCTCGACGTCGGCGTGTACCTGCTGATCGTCGGCGTCGTGCTGGACCTGCTGCGCTCGCTCGGCGCGGGGATCGAGCGCGACATGCGCGATGCGGGGGAGCCCCGATGA
- a CDS encoding uracil-DNA glycosylase produces the protein MSARPLEEVVETGWARALAPVAPVIADMGAFLRAELAAGRRYLPAGANVLRAFQQPFDQVRVLIVGQDPYPTPGHAIGLSFSVSPETRPVPRSLANIFREYSEDLGHPTPSTGDLTPWADQGVLLLNRVLTVEPGNPGSHRDKGWEKVTEQAIHALVARDGEPLVAILWGRDARNLAPLLGDVPCIESAHPSPMSADRGFFGSRPFSRANALLEELGGEPVDWKLP, from the coding sequence ATGTCGGCACGACCGCTCGAGGAGGTCGTCGAGACCGGATGGGCCAGGGCGCTTGCCCCGGTGGCCCCGGTGATCGCCGACATGGGTGCGTTCCTGCGCGCAGAGCTCGCCGCGGGCCGCCGCTACCTGCCCGCCGGCGCGAACGTGCTGCGCGCGTTCCAGCAGCCGTTCGACCAGGTGCGCGTGCTCATCGTCGGCCAGGACCCGTATCCGACGCCCGGCCACGCGATCGGGCTGTCGTTCTCGGTGTCACCCGAGACGCGGCCGGTGCCCCGCTCGCTCGCGAACATCTTCCGCGAGTACAGCGAGGACCTGGGCCACCCCACCCCGTCCACCGGCGACCTGACGCCCTGGGCCGATCAGGGCGTGCTGCTGCTCAACAGGGTGCTCACCGTCGAGCCCGGCAACCCCGGCTCGCACCGGGACAAGGGCTGGGAGAAGGTCACCGAACAGGCCATCCACGCCCTGGTGGCTCGCGACGGCGAGCCGCTCGTCGCGATCCTGTGGGGCCGCGACGCCCGCAACCTCGCCCCGCTGCTCGGCGACGTGCCGTGCATCGAGTCGGCGCACCCGAGCCCGATGTCGGCCGACCGCGGCTTCTTCGGCTCCCGCCCCTTCAGCCGGGCCAACGCCCTGCTCGAGGAGCTGGGTGGGGAACCGGTGGACTGGAAGCTTCCCTGA
- a CDS encoding Na+/H+ antiporter subunit E, giving the protein MRGRLPAVLWLTCVWVLLWGTFTPASIVGGLVVAVLVTALFRLPPATDRLPVRPLRICGLVLFLLWDIAVSGVEVSWEVLRHGPRARGAIMAVPLIASSDQVVTIMASALSLSPGTMALQIDHDHDVWYVYALGPRDDADVDRARRRVVDMQRRVLSALGSPDEQAEAERLLGRMS; this is encoded by the coding sequence GTGAGGGGGAGGCTGCCGGCCGTCCTGTGGCTGACGTGCGTGTGGGTGCTGCTGTGGGGCACGTTCACCCCGGCGTCGATCGTGGGCGGCCTGGTCGTCGCCGTGCTCGTCACCGCGTTGTTCCGGCTGCCGCCCGCCACCGACCGGCTGCCGGTGCGCCCACTGCGCATCTGCGGGCTCGTGCTGTTCCTGCTGTGGGACATCGCCGTGTCCGGTGTCGAGGTGAGCTGGGAGGTGCTGCGCCACGGCCCGCGCGCCCGCGGGGCGATCATGGCGGTGCCGCTGATCGCGTCCTCCGACCAGGTGGTCACGATCATGGCCAGCGCGCTCTCGCTCTCGCCGGGCACGATGGCGCTGCAGATCGACCACGACCACGACGTCTGGTACGTCTACGCGCTCGGGCCCCGCGACGACGCGGATGTCGACCGGGCCCGGCGGCGCGTCGTGGACATGCAGCGCCGCGTGCTCTCCGCCCTCGGTTCCCCCGACGAACAGGCCGAAGCGGAACGCCTGCTGGGGAGGATGTCGTGA
- a CDS encoding DAK2 domain-containing protein, with translation MPPTLDTALLTGWTRAATTALERHCAEIDRINVFPVPDGDTGTNLLLTMRAAAEAVRRVVRENGAGRGAAAVAAALARGALIGARGNSGVILSQVLRGLAEAVTRAQRPAGAVLADALQRAHRLATAAVSRPKEGTVLSVLGAAARAAADVGSDRLDDVAVAAADAARAAVQATTGQLPELARAGVVDAGGLGLYLVLDALAGLVTGRSGGEMPRTPVAVARGREVLVAERESGSDEHDYEVMYLLDGTDGPRVDELRTQLAAIGDCVAVAGDADGLWNVHVHCTDIGAAIEAGIVAGRPHRITVVRFADQHAPAVPSSRFARERAVLMLVSGSEVAELARSAGAAVLEHEPGRGVDEGEIVAALAGTRARHVVLLPDDAELAAVAERAAASARSDGQEVLVLPTASVLQGLSALAVHDPDRRAGDDVIAMAEAAAGTRTGGLVVAESEALTWVGRCEPGEVLGITDGEVVLIAPDLAVGALWLAHRMLTAGGEIVTVLLGEGADPSLAEGLAADLRRTHPEVDVVVHRGGQSDYPLVLGVE, from the coding sequence GTGCCCCCGACCCTCGACACCGCGCTGCTCACGGGCTGGACGCGGGCGGCCACCACGGCGCTCGAGCGGCATTGCGCGGAGATCGACCGGATCAACGTGTTCCCGGTGCCCGACGGCGACACGGGCACCAACCTGCTGCTCACCATGCGCGCGGCGGCCGAGGCCGTGCGCCGGGTGGTGCGCGAGAACGGGGCCGGGCGCGGGGCGGCGGCGGTGGCGGCCGCACTGGCCCGGGGTGCGCTCATCGGTGCCCGCGGCAACTCCGGGGTGATCCTCTCGCAGGTGCTGCGCGGGCTCGCCGAGGCGGTGACGCGCGCCCAGCGCCCGGCTGGCGCGGTGCTCGCCGACGCCCTGCAGCGGGCCCACCGGCTGGCCACCGCCGCCGTCAGCCGCCCCAAGGAGGGCACCGTGCTGTCGGTGCTCGGCGCGGCCGCGCGGGCGGCCGCCGACGTGGGCTCCGACCGGCTCGACGACGTGGCGGTCGCGGCGGCCGACGCGGCCCGCGCGGCCGTGCAGGCCACCACGGGGCAGCTGCCCGAGCTCGCGCGGGCCGGGGTGGTGGACGCCGGGGGGCTCGGCCTCTACCTCGTGCTGGACGCACTGGCCGGTCTGGTCACCGGCCGGAGCGGGGGTGAGATGCCCCGCACGCCCGTGGCGGTGGCGCGCGGTCGGGAGGTCCTGGTGGCGGAGCGCGAGAGCGGGTCGGACGAGCACGACTACGAGGTCATGTACCTGCTGGACGGCACCGACGGCCCGCGCGTCGACGAGCTGCGCACCCAGCTGGCCGCGATCGGCGACTGCGTGGCGGTGGCGGGCGACGCCGACGGCCTGTGGAACGTCCACGTGCACTGCACCGACATCGGTGCGGCGATCGAGGCGGGCATCGTCGCGGGCCGGCCGCACCGGATCACCGTCGTGCGCTTCGCCGACCAGCACGCCCCCGCCGTTCCGTCGAGCCGGTTCGCGCGCGAGCGGGCGGTGCTGATGCTCGTCAGCGGGTCGGAGGTGGCGGAGCTGGCCCGGTCGGCGGGCGCAGCCGTTCTGGAGCACGAGCCCGGCCGCGGCGTCGACGAGGGCGAGATCGTGGCCGCGCTGGCCGGCACCCGCGCCCGGCACGTCGTGCTGCTGCCCGACGACGCCGAGCTCGCCGCGGTGGCCGAGCGGGCGGCGGCGTCGGCGCGCTCGGACGGGCAGGAGGTGCTGGTGCTGCCGACGGCGTCGGTGCTGCAGGGTCTGTCGGCGCTCGCCGTCCACGACCCGGACCGGCGTGCGGGCGACGACGTCATCGCCATGGCCGAGGCCGCGGCCGGCACCCGCACCGGGGGGCTCGTCGTGGCGGAGTCCGAGGCCCTCACCTGGGTGGGGCGGTGCGAGCCTGGCGAGGTCCTCGGGATCACCGACGGCGAGGTCGTGCTGATCGCCCCGGACCTGGCTGTCGGTGCCCTGTGGTTGGCTCACCGCATGCTCACCGCGGGTGGTGAGATCGTCACCGTGTTGCTGGGGGAGGGTGCCGACCCGTCGCTGGCCGAGGGGCTCGCGGCCGACCTGCGCCGCACCCACCCCGAGGTCGACGTCGTCGTGCACCGCGGCGGGCAGAGCGACTACCCGCTCGTGCTGGGGGTGGAATGA
- the rpmB gene encoding 50S ribosomal protein L28, translated as MAAVCDVCGKGPGFGMSVSHSHRRTHRRWNPNIQTVRTSDNGGNRRRLNVCTSCLKAGKVARA; from the coding sequence GTGGCTGCCGTCTGTGACGTCTGTGGAAAGGGTCCGGGCTTCGGCATGTCCGTCTCGCACTCACACCGCCGCACCCACCGCCGCTGGAACCCGAACATCCAGACCGTGCGGACCAGCGACAACGGCGGCAACCGCCGCCGCCTGAACGTGTGCACCTCCTGCCTCAAGGCCGGCAAGGTCGCGCGCGCCTGA
- a CDS encoding monovalent cation/H+ antiporter complex subunit F: MTVVFVVVLALLCAAGALTLVRLLRGPDTLDRIAALDVLVILVVAAAAVYIAIYRDGSNIPLLAAVALLGFVGSATATRLAERRKGHR, from the coding sequence GTGACGGTCGTCTTCGTCGTCGTGCTGGCGCTGCTGTGCGCCGCCGGTGCGCTCACGCTCGTCCGGCTGCTGCGCGGGCCGGACACCCTGGATCGGATCGCCGCGCTCGACGTGCTCGTGATCCTCGTCGTGGCCGCCGCTGCGGTGTACATCGCGATCTACCGCGACGGCTCCAACATCCCGCTGCTCGCCGCGGTCGCCCTGCTGGGGTTCGTCGGGTCCGCCACGGCGACCCGGCTGGCCGAGCGCCGGAAGGGGCACCGATGA
- a CDS encoding gamma carbonic anhydrase family protein, producing MPLYALGDVEPDIHPDAYVHPDAVVIGNVVIGAESSVWPTAVLRGDDGRIEVGARTSVQDGSIIHCTAHEPTIIGNEVTVGHNVHIEGAVIGDRALISSGSVVLNGARVGAGAVVAAGAVVSPKAEIPDRRMAMGVPARVREGHEVPEGYFDHAVQSYVRRAKRFRAELRRIA from the coding sequence GTGCCCCTCTACGCACTCGGCGACGTCGAACCGGACATCCATCCCGACGCCTACGTCCACCCGGACGCCGTTGTGATCGGCAACGTCGTGATCGGCGCCGAGTCCTCGGTCTGGCCGACCGCCGTGCTGCGCGGTGACGACGGCCGCATCGAGGTGGGCGCCCGCACCAGCGTGCAGGACGGGTCGATCATCCACTGCACCGCGCACGAGCCGACGATCATCGGGAACGAGGTCACCGTCGGGCACAACGTGCACATCGAGGGCGCGGTGATCGGCGACCGCGCCCTCATCTCGTCGGGGTCCGTGGTGCTCAACGGCGCCCGCGTCGGCGCCGGAGCCGTCGTCGCCGCAGGTGCGGTCGTGTCGCCGAAGGCGGAGATCCCGGACCGGCGGATGGCGATGGGCGTGCCGGCGCGGGTCCGCGAGGGCCACGAGGTGCCCGAGGGCTACTTCGACCACGCGGTGCAGAGCTACGTCCGGCGGGCCAAGCGGTTCCGCGCCGAGCTGAGGAGGATCGCCTGA
- the recG gene encoding ATP-dependent DNA helicase RecG codes for MTGIDMSNAIEPLVGKRTAQALESLDITTVGALVRHYPRRYVDRGKLTDIAGLEIGEQATLVAQVEKSVLRDMRSRRGKLLNVVIRDEKGATIDCTFFNGHKVQHIIKPGVRAVFSGKVGVFNNKLQLTHPQFEPLDEADEIRPFLSVYPATGKITSQQVARCVRQVLDLLDDPTDPLPELVRGREMLADLARALRRIHVPESEADIHAARHRLVWDEAMGVQLALALRRQATAQRPAAACPPKAGGLLDAFDAQLPFALTAGQHAVGAEISADLAREHPMNRLVQGDVGAGKTVVALRAMLQVVDGGRQAALLAPTEVLAAQHARSLRALLGPLGKGGELGASEQATSITLLTGSLGAKARRQALLDAQSGAAGIVVGTHALIQEHVGFADLGLVVVDEQHRFGVEQRDALRSRGELAPHMLVMTATPIPRTVAMTVYGDLEVSALRELPRGRSPISTTVVPLAEKPSWFDRVWRRAHEEVAAGHQVYVVCPRVGGTENDAGADADLVDTDDPDIGADSDDGQAKRPPLAVLDVAPKLADGALHGLRIGVLHGKLPPDEKDAVMRAFERAELDVLVATTVIEVGVDVPNATGMIILDADRFGLSQLHQLRGRVGRGQAAGVCLLVTEMPAATSARERLDAVAGTTDGFELARLDLELRREGDVLGALQSGRRSGLRLLSLLRHEEIISKAQVYASHIVADDPGLRRHPGLAALVGETVGDEERAAYLDKV; via the coding sequence ATGACCGGGATCGACATGTCGAACGCGATCGAGCCGCTGGTCGGCAAGCGCACGGCCCAGGCGCTCGAGTCGCTCGACATCACCACCGTCGGCGCGCTGGTGCGCCACTACCCGCGCCGCTACGTCGACCGCGGCAAGCTCACCGACATCGCGGGGCTGGAGATCGGCGAGCAGGCCACGCTCGTGGCGCAGGTGGAGAAGTCGGTGCTGCGCGACATGCGCTCGCGGCGGGGCAAGCTGCTCAACGTCGTCATCCGCGACGAGAAGGGCGCCACGATCGACTGCACCTTCTTCAACGGCCACAAGGTGCAGCACATCATCAAGCCCGGGGTCCGGGCGGTGTTCTCCGGCAAGGTCGGCGTCTTCAACAACAAGCTGCAGCTCACCCACCCGCAGTTCGAGCCGCTCGACGAGGCCGACGAGATCCGGCCGTTCCTGTCCGTCTACCCGGCCACCGGCAAGATCACCTCGCAGCAGGTGGCGCGCTGCGTCCGGCAGGTCCTCGACCTGCTCGACGACCCCACCGACCCGTTGCCGGAGCTGGTGCGGGGCCGGGAGATGCTCGCCGACCTCGCGCGGGCGCTGCGGCGGATCCACGTCCCGGAGTCCGAGGCCGACATCCACGCCGCCCGCCACCGCCTCGTGTGGGACGAGGCGATGGGCGTGCAGCTCGCCCTCGCGCTGCGCCGGCAGGCCACCGCGCAGCGACCGGCCGCGGCCTGCCCGCCCAAGGCGGGCGGCCTGCTCGACGCGTTCGACGCCCAGCTGCCGTTCGCGCTCACCGCCGGCCAGCACGCCGTCGGCGCGGAGATCTCCGCCGACCTCGCCCGCGAGCACCCGATGAACCGGCTCGTGCAGGGCGACGTCGGCGCGGGCAAGACGGTCGTCGCGCTGCGGGCGATGCTGCAGGTCGTCGACGGAGGCCGGCAGGCGGCGCTGCTCGCGCCCACCGAGGTGCTGGCCGCCCAGCACGCCCGCTCGCTGCGCGCGCTGCTCGGCCCGCTGGGCAAGGGCGGCGAGCTGGGGGCATCGGAGCAGGCCACGAGCATCACGTTGCTCACCGGCTCGTTGGGGGCGAAGGCACGCCGGCAGGCGCTGCTCGACGCGCAGTCCGGGGCGGCCGGCATCGTGGTCGGCACCCATGCCCTGATCCAGGAGCACGTCGGGTTCGCCGACCTGGGGCTCGTCGTGGTCGACGAGCAGCACCGGTTCGGGGTGGAGCAGCGCGACGCGCTGCGCAGCCGCGGCGAGCTGGCCCCGCACATGCTCGTCATGACGGCCACCCCGATCCCGCGCACGGTCGCGATGACCGTGTACGGCGACCTGGAGGTCTCGGCGCTGCGCGAGCTGCCCCGCGGTCGCTCCCCGATCTCCACCACGGTCGTCCCGCTCGCGGAGAAGCCGAGCTGGTTCGACCGCGTGTGGCGGCGCGCCCACGAGGAGGTCGCCGCCGGGCACCAGGTGTACGTCGTGTGCCCGCGGGTCGGCGGCACCGAGAACGACGCCGGTGCCGACGCCGACCTCGTCGACACCGACGATCCCGACATCGGCGCCGACTCCGACGACGGCCAGGCGAAGCGCCCACCGCTCGCCGTGCTGGACGTGGCGCCCAAGCTCGCCGACGGCGCCCTGCACGGGCTCCGGATCGGCGTGCTGCACGGCAAGCTCCCGCCCGACGAGAAGGACGCCGTGATGCGGGCCTTCGAGCGGGCCGAGCTCGACGTCCTCGTCGCCACCACGGTGATCGAGGTCGGCGTCGACGTGCCCAACGCCACCGGCATGATCATCCTGGACGCCGACCGCTTCGGGCTCTCGCAGCTGCACCAGCTGCGTGGGCGCGTCGGCCGCGGCCAGGCGGCCGGCGTGTGCCTGCTCGTCACCGAGATGCCGGCCGCCACCAGCGCCCGCGAGCGCCTCGACGCCGTCGCCGGCACCACCGACGGCTTCGAGCTCGCCCGCCTCGACCTGGAGCTGCGGCGCGAGGGAGACGTGCTGGGCGCCCTGCAGTCCGGCCGCCGGTCCGGGCTACGGCTGCTGTCGCTGCTGCGCCACGAGGAGATCATCTCGAAGGCGCAGGTCTACGCCTCGCACATCGTGGCCGACGATCCGGGCCTGCGCCGCCACCCCGGTCTCGCCGCCCTCGTCGGCGAGACCGTCGGCGACGAGGAGCGCGCCGCCTACCTCGACAAGGTCTGA
- a CDS encoding anti-sigma factor RsbA family regulatory protein, whose product MASSPSPAGLEPFRHPALFYRGMDEYLAGTLPFIEEGLAAGEPVAVAVPGAQLEALRAGLGAAAPRVRLLDMTRAGRNPGRILPGVLFAFADEHRDAEFVRIIGEPIWAGRSEVEYPACVQHEALINHAFTGRSVEILCPYDVAALPADVLEDAERTHPTLIDPAGPRYSSRYAPDDVLADYNRALSAPPEAPTLLVDAPTLASARAFALAEARRAGLEPDRADDFELAVNELVTNSIEHARSRSVLRVWVEDGHLVGEASDTGRLDDLLAGRRPAPPEQSRGRGLLLVNHLADLVRIHRSARGTTIRIYMKL is encoded by the coding sequence CTGGCCTCATCACCGTCGCCGGCTGGGCTCGAGCCGTTCCGGCACCCCGCGCTCTTCTACCGCGGGATGGACGAGTACCTCGCGGGCACGTTGCCGTTCATCGAGGAGGGCCTCGCTGCGGGGGAGCCGGTGGCCGTCGCGGTGCCCGGCGCCCAGCTGGAGGCCCTGCGGGCAGGCCTCGGCGCTGCCGCGCCGCGGGTGCGGCTCCTCGACATGACCCGGGCGGGGCGCAACCCGGGCCGGATCCTGCCGGGCGTGCTCTTCGCCTTCGCCGACGAGCACCGCGACGCCGAGTTCGTGCGGATCATCGGTGAGCCGATCTGGGCCGGTCGCTCGGAGGTGGAGTACCCGGCCTGCGTGCAGCACGAGGCCCTGATCAACCACGCCTTCACCGGGCGGAGCGTCGAGATCCTCTGCCCCTACGACGTCGCAGCGCTGCCCGCCGACGTCCTGGAGGACGCGGAGCGCACCCACCCCACCCTGATCGACCCGGCGGGACCCCGGTACAGCAGCCGGTACGCGCCCGACGACGTGCTCGCCGACTACAACCGGGCCCTGTCCGCGCCGCCGGAGGCGCCCACCCTGCTGGTCGACGCCCCGACGCTGGCGAGCGCGAGGGCGTTCGCGCTGGCCGAGGCGCGGCGCGCCGGCCTGGAGCCGGACCGGGCCGACGACTTCGAGCTCGCCGTCAACGAGCTGGTCACCAACAGCATCGAGCACGCCCGCAGCCGGTCGGTGCTTCGGGTGTGGGTCGAGGACGGGCACCTCGTGGGCGAGGCGTCCGACACGGGCCGGCTGGACGACCTGCTGGCCGGGCGGCGGCCGGCTCCGCCCGAGCAGTCGCGCGGGCGCGGGTTGCTGCTGGTGAACCACCTCGCCGACCTCGTGCGGATCCACCGGTCGGCTCGGGGCACCACGATCCGGATCTACATGAAGCTCTAG
- a CDS encoding Na(+)/H(+) antiporter subunit C, which yields MTTVNLVMAATVGVLYGTGFTLLLSRSLMRVLIGVVVLGHGTNLLLQLAGGPPGRPPILGVVPPEEFTDPLPQALALTAIVITFALTTFLLALGYRSYVLVGHDEVQDDVEDRRIARQKAPSAPLEDGNGEEPS from the coding sequence ATGACGACCGTCAACCTCGTGATGGCCGCCACCGTAGGCGTGCTCTACGGCACCGGGTTCACGCTCCTGCTGTCGCGCTCGCTCATGCGGGTGCTGATCGGCGTGGTCGTGCTGGGGCACGGCACCAACCTGCTCCTGCAGCTGGCAGGTGGCCCGCCGGGCCGGCCGCCGATCCTCGGCGTCGTGCCGCCGGAGGAGTTCACCGACCCCCTCCCGCAGGCACTCGCCCTCACCGCGATCGTGATCACGTTCGCGCTCACGACGTTCCTGCTCGCGCTCGGATACCGCTCCTACGTCCTGGTCGGCCACGACGAGGTGCAGGACGACGTCGAGGACCGCCGGATCGCGCGGCAGAAGGCGCCGTCCGCGCCCCTGGAGGACGGCAACGGGGAGGAGCCGTCATGA
- a CDS encoding Na+/H+ antiporter subunit D has product MSSLLPLPVLLPMLGAALSIVASRWATLQRVVGIVVLTAVAVTAAVLLVAADGQGPIVAELGGWPAPVGIALVADRLSALLLLVSTLVTLAVLGYAIDQRIVDYGRATASTTFHPMYLMLCAGVSLAYLTADLFTLFVAFELMLTASYVLITRRTGADRIRAGMTYVTVSLLSSLLFLTAVAMVYAATGTVNLADLAGRVGQLPAGLQTVLALMLLVVFGIKAAIVPLHFWLPDSYPNAPGPVAALFAGLLTKVSFYALLRTQTLVFPREEPWTLVLVLSAATMLVGVLGALAQNDLNRLLSFLLVSHIGFLLYGLAVFDAAGVSGATLYAAHHITVLATLFLVSGLITRRTGTVALDRMGGLLRTSPGLAILFAIPALTLAGVPPTAGFVAKLALLQAGAASGPAEQAVAGVVVVASLLTLYALVRVWVRVFWGEPVPPEPDTDPDDEVLVGTARTSVPMYAATAGLITVSLAIAVFAGPLAGMTERAGVDLLDRGPYRVAVLGEGR; this is encoded by the coding sequence ATGAGCTCTCTCCTCCCGCTCCCCGTGCTGCTGCCGATGCTCGGAGCGGCGCTGTCGATCGTCGCCAGCCGGTGGGCCACCCTGCAGCGCGTCGTGGGGATCGTCGTGCTCACGGCGGTCGCGGTGACCGCGGCCGTACTGCTCGTGGCCGCCGACGGGCAGGGCCCGATCGTCGCGGAGCTCGGCGGGTGGCCCGCGCCCGTCGGGATCGCGCTGGTGGCCGACCGGCTCTCGGCGCTGCTGCTGCTCGTGTCCACGCTGGTCACGCTGGCCGTGCTCGGCTACGCCATCGACCAGCGCATCGTCGACTACGGACGCGCCACGGCCAGCACCACCTTCCACCCGATGTACCTCATGCTGTGCGCGGGCGTTTCGCTCGCGTACCTCACCGCCGACCTGTTCACGCTGTTCGTGGCGTTCGAGCTGATGCTCACCGCGTCCTACGTGCTGATCACCCGGCGCACCGGCGCCGACCGGATCCGCGCAGGCATGACGTACGTGACGGTGAGCCTGCTGTCGTCGCTGCTCTTCCTCACGGCCGTCGCGATGGTCTACGCAGCCACCGGCACCGTGAACCTCGCCGACCTCGCCGGGCGGGTGGGGCAGCTGCCGGCAGGGCTGCAGACCGTGCTGGCGCTGATGCTGCTCGTCGTCTTCGGGATCAAGGCGGCGATCGTGCCGCTGCACTTCTGGCTCCCCGACAGCTACCCGAACGCCCCCGGCCCCGTGGCGGCGCTGTTCGCCGGGCTCCTCACGAAGGTCAGCTTCTACGCGCTGCTGCGCACGCAGACGCTGGTCTTCCCGCGCGAGGAGCCGTGGACGCTGGTGCTCGTGCTGTCGGCCGCCACGATGCTCGTGGGCGTGCTCGGCGCGCTCGCGCAGAACGACCTCAACCGGCTGCTGTCGTTCCTGCTGGTGAGCCACATCGGGTTCCTGCTCTACGGGCTCGCCGTGTTCGACGCGGCGGGCGTGTCCGGGGCAACCCTGTACGCCGCGCACCACATCACGGTGCTCGCCACGCTCTTCCTGGTGAGCGGCCTCATCACGCGGCGCACCGGCACCGTGGCGCTGGACCGGATGGGCGGGTTGCTGCGCACCTCCCCGGGCCTGGCGATCCTGTTCGCCATCCCCGCGCTGACGCTCGCCGGGGTGCCGCCGACGGCCGGGTTCGTGGCCAAGCTCGCGCTCCTGCAGGCCGGGGCCGCGAGCGGGCCCGCCGAGCAGGCCGTGGCCGGCGTCGTGGTCGTCGCGAGCCTGCTCACCCTCTACGCGCTGGTGCGCGTGTGGGTGCGGGTGTTCTGGGGCGAGCCCGTCCCGCCGGAGCCCGACACCGACCCCGACGACGAGGTCCTCGTCGGCACGGCGCGCACGTCCGTGCCGATGTACGCGGCCACCGCCGGGCTCATCACGGTCAGCCTCGCGATCGCGGTCTTCGCGGGCCCGCTCGCCGGTATGACCGAGCGGGCGGGCGTGGACCTGCTCGACCGCGGGCCGTACCGCGTCGCCGTGCTGGGGGAGGGCCGGTGA
- the mnhG gene encoding monovalent cation/H(+) antiporter subunit G → MTDVVSAVLLLGGALSCLLGAFGLLRLPDLPGRLQAATKPQTLGLLLILAGTALRVELESAVTLLLVGLFQVITAPVISQLLGRSAYRAGAVRRDLLVADELAGKMPEEDES, encoded by the coding sequence ATGACCGACGTCGTCTCCGCGGTGCTGCTGCTCGGCGGCGCGCTGTCCTGCCTGCTCGGTGCGTTCGGGCTGCTGCGCCTGCCGGACCTGCCGGGCCGCCTGCAGGCCGCCACCAAGCCCCAGACGCTCGGCCTGCTGCTGATCCTCGCCGGCACCGCGCTGCGGGTCGAGCTGGAGAGCGCGGTGACCCTGCTGCTGGTCGGGCTGTTCCAGGTGATCACGGCCCCGGTGATCTCGCAGCTGCTCGGGCGCTCCGCCTACCGCGCAGGCGCGGTGCGCCGGGACCTGCTGGTCGCCGACGAGCTGGCCGGGAAGATGCCCGAGGAGGACGAGTCCTAA